In Xyrauchen texanus isolate HMW12.3.18 chromosome 13, RBS_HiC_50CHRs, whole genome shotgun sequence, a single genomic region encodes these proteins:
- the LOC127653813 gene encoding green-sensitive opsin-3-like yields the protein MNGTEGKNFYIPMSNRTGLVRSPFEYQQYYLAEPWQFKLLAVYMFFLICTGFPINGLTLVVTAQHKKLRQPLNFILVNLAVAGMIMVCFGFTITITSAVNGYFVFGPMGCAIEGFMATLGGQVALWSLVVLAIERYIVVCKPMGSFKFTNSHALGGIAFTWIMAASCAVPPLVGWSRYIPEGMQCSCGPDYYTLNPEYNNESYVIYMFMCHFIVPVTVIFFTYGRLVCTVKAAAAQQQDSASTQKAEKEVTRMVILMVLGFLVAWTPYASVAAWIFFNKGAAFSAQFMAVPAFFSKSSSIFNPIIYVLLNKQFRSCMLTTLFCGKNPLGDEESSVSTSKTEVSSVSPA from the exons ATGAATGGCACAGAGGGGAAAAACTTCTACATCCCTATGTCCAATCGGACAGGGCTTGTGAGGAGTCCTTTTGAGTACCAGCAGTACTACTTGGCTGAACCATGGCAATTCAAACTACTGGCAGTTTACATGTTTTTTCTCATCTGTACTGGCTTCCCTATCAATGGTTTGACACTGGTAGTTACTGCTCAGCACAAAAAACTCAGACAGCCATTAAACTTCATTCTGGTTAATCTGGCTGTGGCTGGAATGATCATGGTCTGCTTTGGATTTACTATCACAATTACCTCAGCTGTTAATGGCTACTTTGTTTTTGGACCCATGGGATGTGCTATTGAGGGCTTCATGGCAACGCTTGGAG GTCAAGTTGCTCTTTGGTCACTGGTGGTGCTTGCCATCGAGAGATATATTGTTGTCTGCAAGCCCATGGGTAGCTTCAAATTCACGAATTCACATGCATTGGGAGGAATTGCTTTTACTTGGATAATGGCAGCTAGCTGTGCTGTTCCCCCACTTGTTGGGTGGTCCAG GTATATTCCTGAGGGAATGCAATGCTCATGTGGACCAGATTATTACACATTGAACCCTGAATATAACAATGAATCATATGTTATATACATGTTCATGTGTCATTTTATTGTTCCCGTCACAGTAATATTCTTCACATATGGAAGACTTGTGTGCACTGTAAAAGCG GCTGCAGCTCAACAGCAGGACTCAGCATCCACCCAGAAGGCTGAGAAGGAAGTGACAAGAATGGTCATTCTGATGGTTTTGGGTTTCTTGGTGGCATGGACCCCATATGCTAGTGTGGCAGCCTGGATTTTCTTCAATAAGGGAGCTGCTTTCAGTGCCCAGTTCATGGCTGTTCCTGCCTTTTTTTCAAAGAGCTCCTCGATATTCAACCCTATCATCTATGTGCTGCTCAACAAACAA TTCCGGAGTTGCATGCTGACCACTCTTTTCTGCGGAAAGAATCCTCTTGGTGACGAGGAGTCCTCAGTGTCAACAAGCAAAACCGAGGTGTCCTCAGTGTCTCCAGCTTAA